The following DNA comes from Luteolibacter flavescens.
CGCCGCCTGACTGAGGACGAGCGTTCCCGCGCCTTGCTTGTCGAAGCCACCGGTGCCACTCAGCACGCCGGTGAGCGTGATGGTCCGGGGCGTCGTACCATTCACCGAGTCGAGGGTGTTGACGACGGTATCCCCTGCCAACGTCATGTTCAGCGGCGAAGTCCAGTCCGCGTAGGCACCCAGCGTGCCGGCACCGAGATTCACCGCATAGGTGGTGCCGCTCGTGCGCATGCCCCACTTGCCAAGGTTAAGACGACCGCCGTTCAGGTTCAGCGTGTCCGGCTGGGGATTCGCCCCGCCGGTATTGTGACCTTCGCCGCGGCCGTTCACCACGAGCGAGGAGGTATTCACCACGCCGGTTCCCGAAATGTTCAGGATGCCGGTGCCGTCGATGCCCAGCAGGAGGTTCGCTTGGTTCTCCGCGGTGGGAGTGGTGACGGTGTCAGGCAGGTTCAGCGAGCCGCCGGAGATATTGTATACCGACGTATTCCCGCCCCAGTGGCCCACCATCATCTGGGCGATGGTGGAGACGCTGCCTGCGGTCTGGTTCACGGTATGGGCGTTGTTGGAGCCCGCACCGAGATTGATGTTGCCGAAGGTCGCGTTGGCGGATGCGAGGTTCGTGGTGGCGGCATTTCCCACCAGCGAGAGCGCGGTGATGGAAGGCGAATTGAAGCTCGCAGTGCCGTTGTTCACGTTGATGGAACCGCTGGTCGTCGTGGTTCCCAGCGTGACATTCCCGTTCATCACCGTGGTGCCCGTGCCCACCGCGAAGGTGAGGCTGCCAGCTCCGGTCACCGGGCCATTCACCGTGGTGGTGAATCCGGCGGGGGTATTGAAGCCACCATTGCCGGACGCGAGCGTGATGCCGCGGTTCGCATCAAGGGTGAGGCCCGATGCCTCGACGCTCGTGCCGCCCTGGATCATGCCGGCATTCAGGAGCGTGATGGAGTCCGCCACGAGTGCCGCCGGGGTATTGCCGAGCGAGCTCTGGCTCGCGATGCGCAGCGTGCCATTGCCCGCTGAACCGTCGATGCGGGTCTTGCCGAGGAAGCCTGCATTGGCCGCGCCCTCGATGTAGAGCGTGCCCGTGCCGACCTTTTCCAGAACGGATGAAGCATCGCCGGTGATGGCACCGGTGATCGAGCCGGAAGCCCCCGCCCAAGCCGACATGCGGGCCTGACCCTGCAGGGTGACGTGGCCGGAGATGATGGAATTCCCCTCGATGCGGAGGGCACCGAGCTGGCCGCCGGTTTCAGTGGGGCCAAGTCCCGCCAGCGTGATGCTGCCGGGGAAATCCACCCCGTCCACGGCCCAGAACTGGCCGTTGTTCGAAACGCTCACCGGTCCCGTGCCGAGCACGTCGGGATAGGGCACCCTCACACGTGCTCCATTGATCGAGACATTCCCGGAGAAGTCCTCGTTCAGTCCGGTGACCGCGATGTCGGAGGCTGCCGTGACACCGGAGCCGACGAGCTGGAGGCCGCCGGTACCGAAGAGATAACGGTCGAGGCCGACCGCGCCGCTGATGCGGGTGTCATAAATGACCGAGCCACCATTGATATGGAGGTCTCCACCGACATCGGCATTCCCGCCGAGGGTCAGCGTGCCGGTGCCGGACTTGATGATCTGGCCGTCGCCCGTGATCGCTCCGCCGAAGGTGCTGTCCAGGTTCGTCGCGCCGATGGTGAGTTCCGCAGGCGAGAAAATCTCAATGCCTCCCGTACCCGCGATCTGGGCAAATGAATTGCTGGCTTCCAACGTGGTCTTGCCGCCGCTCACGGTGACGAGACCGCTGACCGTATTCGCCGCGCTGCGCAGGGTGATCGCGCCATTGAGGGTTAGGCTCGAGGCCGTCACCTGCGAGGAGATGTCGAGCACGCTGGCACCATCCGCACGGATGAGGCCGAGCCCGCCGGAGAAATTGATCACGCCGCCGCTGAGCGCCAGATTCCCCTCCTGCAGCCAGATCGCATCCGCCGCCTGGGTGCCGCTGACCGTGACGGTGTGGTCATTCGTGCCATCGCTGCCTGCGGAGAAAACCGCGGCCCGCCCGGCCGTCCAGCCGGTGGTGGCCACGTCACCGCTCGCGGAGGACGACCAGAAATTGCTGCTGCCCCAGGTGCCATTCAGCGAGCCGGAGCCAGTGTCACCCGAGCCTGCGCCCGCACCATTCGCGTCCCAGTAGGCAAGCGTGCCGGTGTAGGCATTCGACACCTGCAGGCCGGCGATGGCCGTGCGGCCCGGAGAGGAATTCAGTCCCGCCAAGGTCACGCCGGGCTGGCCGAGCACCTTGATGAAGTGGGAGCTTTCGACCAGCGTGTCGAGATTCGTCCAGTTCGTCGCGGCCCACGACTCATTCGCAGTAGCCGGGATGGTGCCGCCCGTCCCGTTGCCCTTGTAGAAGGCACCGTTCACCTGCACGGCGGACATCGCGGTGGTCGCTGCCGCCTGGTCGGTGGCATGGATGACATAGATGTCATTCAGCAGGAAGGGAGACGCGAGGTTCACCGTCCAGCCGGTCCCGGCATCGTCGAGATAGCCCTTCGTGAGATCGCCGTTTTCCGAAGTCGCCGTGGCTCCCGTCGAGGCGGAGAAGTAGGTATTGGCCGAGGCCCACGTCACGCTGGCATTCGTGATGGCACCGGTGCTGTCGAGCAGGCCCGGAAGCGTTCCGGAGGCCGTGTTCGTATTGTTCCAGAAGTTCCCCGCGACCGGCAGCGCGCCAGTGAGCTTGGTGGCTTCGGTGATCGTGCTGGCGCTGTGGTTGGCACCGAAATTGACGCTGATGCTCTGCGCGGAAAGCGAGCCTGCGAGCGCCACCACGGCACAGAGGGCGGCAGCGGGGGCGTGGGAGAATCCGGTTCGGAGGGCGGCGCGTAGGAGCGCGTCGCGCTGGAAGGTTGGGGTCGGGGTCTTATTCATCGAGGTCGCGATAGCTGAAGAGAACGATTCGCGTGCCAGCAAGGAATAAGCCATTTTTACTCACTAATTTTCGCATTGAATGACTTTTCTGACCCATTTTCGCAAAACACAATGCAGATCAAGCACTTTAGAATTCCATTAAAGCAATCCATCGCATGAAAAATCAGATAGCTCCGCAACTTTGGCTTGTTTGACGATGTTTCGGCTTTTCGCCTCGCTCCAGACAGCGATTCTGCCGCCCCCATGACGTGTGACTTCCTGGTGATCGGCGCGGGCATAGCCGGTCTCACCTTTGCAATCCGTGCCGCCAGGCACGGGTCGGTGATCGTGCTGGCGAAAGGCGCGGCAATGGACTCAAACACGGCCTGGGCACAGGGGGGGCTGGCTTCCGTGCTGCCGGAAGGCCTGCGCGACGAGGGCGACAGCTACGAGCTTCACGTGGCAGACACGCTGGATGCCGGCGCGGGGCTCTGCAATGAGGAAGTGGTGCGCACCATCGTGAGCGAGGGCGCGGCCACCGTGGACGACCTGGTCTCCCACAGCGTGGACTTCGACAAGGAGGGCGACCATTTTCAACTCGGCAAGGAAGGCGGGCACTCGAAACGCCGCATCCTCCACGCGCGGGACACCACGGGCCGGGAGATCGCCGGATCACTGGTGGAGGTCGCGCGACGCACGCCGAATCTCACGCTGCTGGAGCACCACTTCAGCATCGACCTCATCACCACCGGCAAGCTGGGCGTGGTGACGGAGGATCGGGTGCTGGGGGCCTATGTTTTGGAGAAGGCCACGGGCGAGGTGAAGATCTTCCGCTCGGACCGCGTGGTGCTGGCCACCGGCGGCTGCGGGAAAGTGTATCTCTACACGACGAATCCCGACTCGGCGACCGGCGACGGCGTGGCGATGGCTTGGCGCGCAGGGGCGAGCGTGGCGAACATGGAGTTCATCCAATTCCACCCCACCTGCTTCTACAATCCCGCGGCGATGGGTGCGGAGGCACGCTCCTTCCTCGTGAGCGAAGCGGTGCGCGGCGAGGGCGGCATCCTGATCAATGCGAAGGGCGAGGACTTCACGAAGAAGGCCGACCCGCGCGGATCGCTGGCGCCACGCGACATCGTGGCCCGCGCGATCGACCGCGAGATCAAGCGGACCGGTGCGCCGTGCGTCTTCCTCGACGTGACGCACAAGCCTGCGGGCTTCATGCGGGAGCGCTTCCCCTTCATCTACGAGAAGCTTCGTACTTTCGGCCTCGATTGCGAGAAGCAGCCCATCCCCGTGGTGCCGGCGGCCCACTACCAGTGCGGCGGCGTGGTCACGGACATCAATGGCAAGACCACCATCCGCGGGCTCTACGCCATCGGCGAGGTGGCCTGCACCGGCCTGCACGGGGCGAACCGCCTCGCCTCGAATTCCCTGCTCGAAGGCAACGTCACCGCCCGCCGCGCGATCGAGGACATCCTCCACCACTACGGCGTGGAGAAGCACACCGACGACGCACCGGAGATACCCGGGTGGCACCACGGCGACGTGGCCGAGCCGGACGAGCTCGTGGTGATCTACCACAACTGGGACGAGCTCCGGCGCCTGATGTGGGACTACGTTTCCATCGTCCGCACGGACAACCGGCTGCGGCGCGCGGCCACCCGGCTGAGGAATTTGAAAAAAGAGGTCCGCGAGTTTTACTGGGGCCATCGCGTCAATGCCGACATTCTAGAGTTGCGCAACCTCGTCGCGGTCGCTTCTCTCGTCGTCGATTGCGCGATCCGTCGCCGTGAGTCGAGGGGCTTGCATCATACGCTAGACTACCCCGCGACTGACGACCGCTTCGTGAAGGACACGATCCTTCGACGCTTTTAATTTAAAAAACCAAACGATGGGAAGACCAGCGATTGCAGCCAAACGCCAGTGCCGGGGGAATCAAGCCGCCGGGCTCGTCTTGTCGGCGCTCCTCGCGATCTTCCCCTCCGCGGCCAGCGCGCAGCAGTCCGGAAAAACCACCGGCAGCCTGCCCCGCGTGGTGATCCCGACCTCGAACCGCTCGACCGCACCGGTGCGTCCGGTGAATCCCGCGGTCGGCCAGCTTTACCCGTGGCGGCTGAATATCACCGCCACCGTCTTCTGGATCGGCGAGCAGCCGACGCAGAACAACCCGACGCCGAACCACAAATCCTCGTGGGATCAGGCATGGGCCGTGAATTTCGGCGGCTACGATGACCCCGCACCTGCGGCCCGCATCGCCAACCACACCACCGGCGACTTCCGCCCGAAGGGCTTCACGCCCCAGTTGAATCCCTTTTACGTGGCCCTGCCCTACAATGACGTGCAGGGTTGGGCGCGCCACAAGCCCGAGGCTTCCAAGGTGATCCCGTGGTTCAACCGGATGAATCCCGCCCCTGGCAAGACGGTCCTGAAAGGCCGGTGGGTGCAGATTTTCAACGGCAAGTACAGTTGCTACGCGCAGTGGGAAGACTGCGGACCGTGGGTGACGGATGATTTCGAATACGTCTTCCTCGGCAAGCGCCCGAAGAACACCTCGAACAAGTCCGCCGGGATCGATATCTCCCCGGCAGTCCGTGACTACCTGAATCTCCAATCCGGCCAGAAGTGCCACTGGCGCTTCGTCGAAGCAGCCCAGGTCCCCTACGGAGCTTGGAAAAAGTACGGCCAGCAGCAGATCCAGCAACTCGCCCGCAGTGCCGCCGCAGGCCAAGGCGGCGGCACGGCAACGAAAGGCACCCAACCCGTCGCCGGCGGCCCGGACGTGGACGCCCAGCGCCGCTACCTGGAATATCTCCGGAAGATCCGCGACGAGCAGAACCTGAAGAAGGCCAAGTCCGGGCCTGCGACCGGGAGCTGACGCAGTCACTTTTTCAGTCTTCCTTGCTGAGGATTGAGGCTGGCATCGCGTGGCATGGCTGAAACACTCCGCGCATGCAGCGCGTGGCGGTCATCAATGTGGTGGGACTTTCCCCTTCCCTGCTCGGTCCTTCGACTCCGCGGCTGAAGGCCTTCGCGGAGAAGAACGGGCAGCAGGCATTCCGCCCGGCATTCCCGGCGGTGACTTGCACGGCGCAGTCCTCGATGCTGACGGGCACCTGCCCGCGCGAGCACGGGATCGTGGCAAATGGCTGGTACGACCGCGAAAGCGCGGAGGTGCGCTTTTGGAAACAGAGCAATCACCTCGTGCGCGGCGAAAAGGTCTGGGACCACCTGCGACGCAAGCACCCCGGCTTCACCTGCGCGAAGCTCTTCTGGTGGTACAACATGTATTCCAGCGCGGACATCGCGATCACCCCGCGCCCGCTCTACCCGGCGGACGGGCGGAAGGTCTTCGACATCCACACGCAGCCGATGGACCTGCGTGAGCGGATCAAGGCGGACCTTGGCGAGTTTCCCTTCCCCTCCTTCTGGGGTCCGATGGCGGGCATTCCGTGCTCGGAGTGGATCGCCACGTCCGCCCGATGGGTGGAGGAGCGGGAAAAGCCGACGCTGAGCCTGATCTATCTGCCGCACCTCGACTACTGCCTGCAAAAATTCGGCCCAGGCGCGCCGGAGATCGCGCCCGAACTGGAGGCGATCGACCGGGTCACGGGCGAGCTGATCGACTTCCTCGAAGCCCGCGGCATCAAGGTACTGGTCGTTTCAGAATACGGCATTTCGAAAGTGACGCAGCCGATCCATCTCAACCGCCTCTTCCGCCAGAAGGGCTGGATCCAGGTGAAGGACGAGCTCGGCCGCGAGACGCTGGATGCCGGTGGATCGCGGGTCTTCGCCGTGGCGGATCACCAGATGGCGCACGTCTATGTGAATGACCGCTCGCTGATGCGCGAGGTGCGCTCGATGCTGGAGGAAACGGACGGCATCGACGAAGTCCGCACCGCCGGGGAGATGTGGGGCAGCGGCGTGGGCGCAGAGCGGGCCGGGGATCTTGTCGCCATCTCGAAGCCGGATGCGTGGTTCACCTACTACTTCTGGATCGATGACGCGAAGGCCCCCGACTACGCCCGCTGCATCGATATCCACCGAAAGCCCGGCTATGATCCGGCGGAGCTTTTCATCGATCCCGCCATCGCGAATCCGAAGCTGAAAATCGGAAAATTCCTCATCAAGAAGAAGCTCGGCCTCCGCGGCCTGATGGAAGTCATCCCCCTCGATGCCACGCTCGTCAAAGGCTCCCACGGCCGCGACGTCGTGGAAGACGGGGAAAAGCCACTCATCCTCGGCTCCCTCGTCCCGGTGAGCTGCGCGGAAGAAGTCTTCGGCGCCATCGTGGCGGCGGTGGAGAATGGTTGATGATGATCGCCCTTCATCGGCATCACTTTGCAAAGCAAAGTTAAATCTTGCCAGCAGTGCATCCCGCCTGTGAGATGCGCCCATGAATTCGCGCAACCCAGCTTGGATCGTCGTGATCTTCATCCTGGGATTGTTTGCATTCGCGCTGACCGGACTGATCTCCGAGGCGAATCTCAGGACGGGGACTACCGCTGACACGCCGGCGGAAGCCATCGGCAAATGCCTCTCCGTCGTGAGACAGCCCGGCATCACGCATCCCCCCGAGCAGGATGTAGGATCATCGTCAGAGCTGATTTTGTCGGGTGATCGTTGAGTGCCGTTAGCCTTCGGGGCCAGGCGGTTCCTTGAGAATAGCAGGATCGGAAGCCGGACAGACCCCGTCAACCTTGGCCTTGTGTCCCAACGGGACTTCACCCCTCAGCCCAGGGTTGCGAGGCACGAGCTACCCTGGGTAGCATCGCGATGATGGGCTACGCCAAAGGCGTTGTGAAGCGCCCAACCTCCCATGCCGCAATCACTCTCCGCCGTTTACCTCCATCTGATTTTTTCCACGAAGAATCGCGAGGCGTTTTTGAGTGACCCCTCGATACGCTCGGAAACCCACGCTTATCTGTCGGGCATTTCGAGCAAGCTCGATTGCCCGACGATCCTCGTCGGCGGCGTGCAGGATCATGTCCACATCCTTGCGCGACAGGCCAGGACCATCTCGCAGGCTGATTGGGTCAAGGAGTTGAAGCGAGCGTCCAGCCTGTGGATCAAAAACAAGGCTCCACTTCTCAGGAACTTCGCGTGGCAATCCGGATATGGAATTTTCTCGGTGAGCCAGTCGAATGTCGAGAAGGTGACCTCCTACATCGCCGGACAGGAAGAGCACCACCGGGCCAGATCGTTCCAAGATGAATTCCGCGCGATGTTGAAGAAGCACGGCATTCCTTGGGATGAGCAATACGTGTGGGATTGATACAGAGCCGCCCTACACAACCTCTTCGAGGTAGCCGGGCCATCCGCTCCATTCCCGGGGTAGCTCCTCCTTCGTCGGATCAACCCCGGGCTATGGAACGAAGTCCCGTCGGGACATTTCGAGTTTCCCGAAAAGATGCGTACTCCGTGAGACCTCCCTTCTCGGTCGAAATTTCCCACCCCCGGGAAACCCGCAAGTCGCGGTCCGGGGCACGGCGTCTGCTTTACGGTTGCGCTCTTCCGGGCGGCTTCCTAGCGTTCGCTCCGGTTTTACGATCCGAGCACCTTTCCCATGAAAATCCGCACATTCGCCCTTCCCGCCCTCGTGGCATCGATTGCCGCCCTCGGTCTCACCAATTGCAAACAGGGCGGCGGCGACACGATCAAGGTGGGCGAATTCGCCTCGCTCACCGGCAAGGAAGCCACCTTCGGCACCTCGTCGCACGAGGGCACCCTGCTCGCCATCGAGGAAATCAATGCGGCGGGCGGCGTGCTCGGGAAGCAACTCGAACTGCTGACCGAGGACAACCAGTCCAAGGCCGGCGAATCCACCAACGCCGTCAACAAGCTGATTTCCAAGGACGGTGTGGTCGCCATTCTCGGCGAGGTGGCCTCCAGCCGCTCCTTCGAGGCAGCGCCGGTCTGCCGGGACAACAGCATTCCGATGATCTCCCCCGCCTCGACCAATCCCTCGGTCACCGAGGTCGGCGACTTCATCTTCCGCGCCTGCTTCACCGATCCTTTCCAAGGTGCCGCACTGGCGAACTTCGCCACCGGCGAGCTTAAGGCGACCCAGGTCGCCATGCTGACCGACGTGAAGAGCGACTACAGCAAGGGCCTCGCGAAGTTCTTCAAGGAGAAGTTCCTCGCGAACGGCGGCACGCTGGTCACCGAGCTCGACTACAATGGCGGAGACAAGGAATTCAAAGCCCAGCTCACCACCATCAAGAACAGCAACCCGCAGGCGGTCTTCGTCCCCGGCTACTACACGGACGTCGCACTCATTGCACGCCAGGCGAAGGACCTCGGCCTGAACGTGCCACTTTTCGGCGGTGACGGCTGGGAGAGCAACGTCCTCCTCGACATCGGCAAGGAAGCGATGAACGGCCACTACTTCTCCACCCACTGCGCCGCCGACCAGGGCACGCCGAAGATGACCGCCTTTGTGGAGTCCTACAAGAAGCGCTTCAATGGCAAGA
Coding sequences within:
- a CDS encoding alkaline phosphatase family protein — encoded protein: MQRVAVINVVGLSPSLLGPSTPRLKAFAEKNGQQAFRPAFPAVTCTAQSSMLTGTCPREHGIVANGWYDRESAEVRFWKQSNHLVRGEKVWDHLRRKHPGFTCAKLFWWYNMYSSADIAITPRPLYPADGRKVFDIHTQPMDLRERIKADLGEFPFPSFWGPMAGIPCSEWIATSARWVEEREKPTLSLIYLPHLDYCLQKFGPGAPEIAPELEAIDRVTGELIDFLEARGIKVLVVSEYGISKVTQPIHLNRLFRQKGWIQVKDELGRETLDAGGSRVFAVADHQMAHVYVNDRSLMREVRSMLEETDGIDEVRTAGEMWGSGVGAERAGDLVAISKPDAWFTYYFWIDDAKAPDYARCIDIHRKPGYDPAELFIDPAIANPKLKIGKFLIKKKLGLRGLMEVIPLDATLVKGSHGRDVVEDGEKPLILGSLVPVSCAEEVFGAIVAAVENG
- a CDS encoding ABC transporter substrate-binding protein, coding for MKIRTFALPALVASIAALGLTNCKQGGGDTIKVGEFASLTGKEATFGTSSHEGTLLAIEEINAAGGVLGKQLELLTEDNQSKAGESTNAVNKLISKDGVVAILGEVASSRSFEAAPVCRDNSIPMISPASTNPSVTEVGDFIFRACFTDPFQGAALANFATGELKATQVAMLTDVKSDYSKGLAKFFKEKFLANGGTLVTELDYNGGDKEFKAQLTTIKNSNPQAVFVPGYYTDVALIARQAKDLGLNVPLFGGDGWESNVLLDIGKEAMNGHYFSTHCAADQGTPKMTAFVESYKKRFNGKTPDAMAVLGYDSAMLLADAMKRAGTTEGPKLRDAIAATKDFEGVSGKFSLNENRDAVKALVFIKIEDGQFRYTATVNP
- the nadB gene encoding L-aspartate oxidase, which codes for MTCDFLVIGAGIAGLTFAIRAARHGSVIVLAKGAAMDSNTAWAQGGLASVLPEGLRDEGDSYELHVADTLDAGAGLCNEEVVRTIVSEGAATVDDLVSHSVDFDKEGDHFQLGKEGGHSKRRILHARDTTGREIAGSLVEVARRTPNLTLLEHHFSIDLITTGKLGVVTEDRVLGAYVLEKATGEVKIFRSDRVVLATGGCGKVYLYTTNPDSATGDGVAMAWRAGASVANMEFIQFHPTCFYNPAAMGAEARSFLVSEAVRGEGGILINAKGEDFTKKADPRGSLAPRDIVARAIDREIKRTGAPCVFLDVTHKPAGFMRERFPFIYEKLRTFGLDCEKQPIPVVPAAHYQCGGVVTDINGKTTIRGLYAIGEVACTGLHGANRLASNSLLEGNVTARRAIEDILHHYGVEKHTDDAPEIPGWHHGDVAEPDELVVIYHNWDELRRLMWDYVSIVRTDNRLRRAATRLRNLKKEVREFYWGHRVNADILELRNLVAVASLVVDCAIRRRESRGLHHTLDYPATDDRFVKDTILRRF
- a CDS encoding beta strand repeat-containing protein, with product MNKTPTPTFQRDALLRAALRTGFSHAPAAALCAVVALAGSLSAQSISVNFGANHSASTITEATKLTGALPVAGNFWNNTNTASGTLPGLLDSTGAITNASVTWASANTYFSASTGATATSENGDLTKGYLDDAGTGWTVNLASPFLLNDIYVIHATDQAAATTAMSAVQVNGAFYKGNGTGGTIPATANESWAATNWTNLDTLVESSHFIKVLGQPGVTLAGLNSSPGRTAIAGLQVSNAYTGTLAYWDANGAGAGSGDTGSGSLNGTWGSSNFWSSSASGDVATTGWTAGRAAVFSAGSDGTNDHTVTVSGTQAADAIWLQEGNLALSGGVINFSGGLGLIRADGASVLDISSQVTASSLTLNGAITLRSAANTVSGLVTVSGGKTTLEASNSFAQIAGTGGIEIFSPAELTIGATNLDSTFGGAITGDGQIIKSGTGTLTLGGNADVGGDLHINGGSVIYDTRISGAVGLDRYLFGTGGLQLVGSGVTAASDIAVTGLNEDFSGNVSINGARVRVPYPDVLGTGPVSVSNNGQFWAVDGVDFPGSITLAGLGPTETGGQLGALRIEGNSIISGHVTLQGQARMSAWAGASGSITGAITGDASSVLEKVGTGTLYIEGAANAGFLGKTRIDGSAGNGTLRIASQSSLGNTPAALVADSITLLNAGMIQGGTSVEASGLTLDANRGITLASGNGGFNTPAGFTTTVNGPVTGAGSLTFAVGTGTTVMNGNVTLGTTTTSGSINVNNGTASFNSPSITALSLVGNAATTNLASANATFGNINLGAGSNNAHTVNQTAGSVSTIAQMMVGHWGGNTSVYNISGGSLNLPDTVTTPTAENQANLLLGIDGTGILNISGTGVVNTSSLVVNGRGEGHNTGGANPQPDTLNLNGGRLNLGKWGMRTSGTTYAVNLGAGTLGAYADWTSPLNMTLAGDTVVNTLDSVNGTTPRTITLTGVLSGTGGFDKQGAGTLVLSQAAGTFTGVAKVSGGDLSLVAGAAAAATVQVAPGGTLRVGSVIAPGTATAATLDLNGGTAAFRIGTATDLLAVANLNITAPTTISITPSSAITGTLPASFPILDYTTLSGSLSNLTLVPANPHLTGTLVEDTANTRLAVQISAADSLVWKGGTSNAWNVNTTANWALASNGTTPSNFYAFDVVSFDDSGLTQPAVTLAGTIQPAATAVSNTTGTYTFSGTGIAAGSLTKSGAGSLVLLNDNTYTGATSITGGTVTVGNGGTTGTLGGSGAVAVNGATLAFNRSDAVSFSRAIAGTGTFRKQGTGNFTATGAGTALPTNVVVEAGTLTLSNSAFSTNRMTGAGVLTVNPGASLVFTTAHALGGDNNGLDDTIVVNGGTLTVNGEQYVRNMTLSGATVNGTHEIRVPNAATYTISGTAPTTISSQVWNAYSSANWNVADVTSSAAADLTVSGVISNVFGITKTGAGTMVLTGANTYAGTTTVNEGTLQVGIGGTVGALGTGPVVNNASLVINRSDAVTVAGVISGTGTFTKSGAGTLTLAGANTYTGNTVVNAGTLQLADNAQLKFAPGANGVSNKLTGAGSVELLGDFVIDLAGADLTSGNSWTLVDTTGKTFLSNFTVVGFTETANVHTLVEGGNTWTFTESTGVLTLGTSTDDYAAFESANGIVGAGPDADSDGDGIPNGIEFVIGGNPAPGSAPDFDKLPRILKAGEAGYDASFLSFVYRRTDASASYNPYVQYSTSLAANGWTEAEGGVNGVIIEESSLTVPDAVTVKIPRTLATGGKLFARLRVDIATAP
- the tnpA gene encoding IS200/IS605 family transposase; the encoded protein is MPQSLSAVYLHLIFSTKNREAFLSDPSIRSETHAYLSGISSKLDCPTILVGGVQDHVHILARQARTISQADWVKELKRASSLWIKNKAPLLRNFAWQSGYGIFSVSQSNVEKVTSYIAGQEEHHRARSFQDEFRAMLKKHGIPWDEQYVWD